One window from the genome of Elaeis guineensis isolate ETL-2024a chromosome 5, EG11, whole genome shotgun sequence encodes:
- the LOC140858192 gene encoding uncharacterized protein, with protein MKKFTGGKEIIRPVPTRFATNFIALQSILGHKDALRTMVTSREWTTSAYAKDSKGKKLTDDVLNSLFWNECATIVKLTEPLIRVLRIVDSDDRLSMGYLYHAMHQARDEMIKRFRRRKIVVEPYLRIVDSRWNLQLHQNLHAAGFWLNPCFQYDSELMDKHPRSVSGLLDVIERYSFGNPTLQGNLTNEMRLFRNAENDFGRSSAINDRSRLAPDEWWVTYGSCAPNLQKLAIRVLSQTCSASGCERNWSIFEHIHSKRRNRLEHQRLNDLVFVHYNLRLQQR; from the exons atgaaaaaatttacggGTGGAAAGGAGATAATTCGTCCGGTACCTACACGTTTTGCTACCAATTTTATTGCTTTACAAAGCATATTGGGCCACAAAGAtgcattaagaacaatggtgACTTCTAGAGAGTGGACAACTTCAGCTTATGCTAAGGATAGTAAAGGAAAAAAGCTCACCGATGACGTGCTTAATTCTCTTTTTTGGAATGAATGTGCAACCATTGTTAAACTAACAGAGCCTTTAATTCGAGTTTTGAGGATTGTTGACAGTGATGATAGACTTTCAATGGGTTACTTGTATCATGCTATGCATCAAGCTAGAGATGAAATGATCAAGAGATTTAGAAGGAGAAAGATTGTAGTTGAACCTTATTTGAGAATAGTTGATTCTCGATGGAATTTGCAATTacaccaaaatcttcatgcagcTGGGTTTTGGTTGAATCCATGTTTTCAATATGACTCAGAACTTATGGATAAACATCCTCGTAGTGTTTCTGGACTCTTAGATGTCATAGAGAGATATTCATTTGGTAATCCAACCTTGCAGGGGAACTTAACTAATGAGATGAGATTATTTAGAAATGCAGAAAATGACTTTGGACGCTCATCGGCTATAAATGATCGAAGTCGCTTGGCTCCAG ATGAATGGTGGGTCACCTATGGAAGTTGTGCACCTAATTTGCAAAAGTTAGCTATTCGTGTTTTAAGCCAAACTTGTAGTGCATCCGGGTGCGAGAGAAATTGGAGCATCTTCGAACATATTCATTCTAAAAGGAGAAATAGGTTAGAGCATCAAAGGCTTAATGATCTAGTATTTGTACACTATAATTTGAGACTacaacaaagataa